The Gemmatimonadales bacterium genome has a window encoding:
- a CDS encoding plastocyanin/azurin family copper-binding protein has protein sequence MKRWSIAVLPVLALSAAAFVHPAERTPPPATVRVRMLQAGTQFKFEPAGIRINPGDIVEFVNVSGMPHNVQFYPNRIPAGAKDVLNRAMAQRMGDVAGPMMMQPNQVYRINFAGAPQGTYDYMCLPHQALGMKATIIVGQAGGPGSTINDGEPTPAQVPVRH, from the coding sequence ATGAAGCGCTGGTCTATCGCTGTTCTGCCCGTGCTCGCGCTGAGCGCGGCCGCGTTCGTCCACCCAGCCGAGCGGACGCCACCTCCCGCGACCGTGCGAGTGCGCATGCTCCAGGCGGGAACCCAGTTCAAGTTCGAGCCGGCTGGCATCCGGATCAACCCCGGCGACATCGTGGAGTTCGTGAACGTCTCGGGCATGCCGCACAACGTGCAGTTCTACCCGAACCGGATCCCGGCCGGCGCGAAGGATGTGCTGAACCGCGCCATGGCCCAGCGGATGGGCGATGTCGCGGGCCCGATGATGATGCAGCCCAACCAGGTCTATCGGATCAACTTCGCGGGCGCGCCGCAGGGCACGTACGACTACATGTGCCTGCCGCACCAGGCGCTGGGCATGAAGGCGACCATCATCGTCGGGCAAGCCGGCGGCCCCGGCAGCACGATCAACGACGGCGAACCGACGCCGGCGCAGGTGCCCGTGCGTCACTAG